The Microbacter margulisiae genomic sequence ATAAACCCGCCGAGTTGGCTATATCAAAAACTACTTTTCCATAGAAGTCTTTGCTGAAATGATAGCCATACCCGAAATAAGCGCGCGACAAATCAAAAGCGTTGTTCGTTTTACTGTTTGACGTAGTACTCGTAAAATCGCTAAAGATAGTCACAATCGGAGCTCCATTGGGTTTAAAATCACTTTGTGACGTTGACGAAGTTTGCGCAGAAAGCAAATTGCTCATAACAACCAGAGCGAGTAAGCTCAAAAAGATTTTTTTCATCGTGAATAAATTTGGTGTTTAATTTCGGAAGCAAAAGTATTTCGGAGATGTTACAAGAATGTGAAGGGATTGTTACATTATTGTTACATTTTATACCCGTTGTTACGACAGAAACAACACAATTTTTTTACATTATTTCAAATCAATTGTTGCATTATTACCCCATTCAAGTTTCGAGTTGGCACCTGATTTATTCCAAAAGCACTCCCTGACCGTCATCTTCTTTGTATCACTATTAATTGAAATTACCTGAAATGATACTTCCTTCTCATCGCCTACCTTATTAGGAGCATCAGTCCCTGAGATATCACCCTTCATAGGCGAGTCGACTCTAAAAACAGGAAGCTGGATATTATCATCAGGGCCATAGTAAGTATAGAACTGATTAAAATTGTCGTGCCCATGAAAATAAGCTCTGATATTAGGGTGTAATTTAAGGAAACTGACAAAACCACGTTGTTCAATGGTAGTAGAAGATTTTGGTGTTTTCCCGTCTTTAAATATTTCCTCCAATATATTCTCAAACTTATCCGTCGCATTAATGGAATGATTGCCATTTGGATTTATAAAATGCTTTGGATCGGCAATGGGAGGATCATGTGTAAAGATAACCACCGGAGTTTTGGAACTAACCGATGCTAAATCGTGTTGCATCCAGATTCGTGCTGTTGAATCAGGCCAGACATTGACAAACATAAAGTGAACACCTGCTATATCCCGTGAAGAATTAATTTTATCTTCCTTATAATGAAATGTTGCATTGGTAAGGGGAACCGAAGGAGACAACATCATGTTGTAAATATTTACCATAGAAGTAGCATCACTGTCTGGATTCATGGGTTTTGTAAACCCAATAGCATCCGAAACATCATGATTTCCACATTCTAATAAAAAAGGAGTCGGTTTCCCATCTTCGTTCTTTAAGGTTATGCCACCATCTAAATAAGTAGCGGCAAACTGTTTCCACGATGCAGTAGCCGATTGTATGCCAATTTGCTGACGATTAACAATATCACCCGTAACAATAATATAATCGACAGGACCAACTTTTGAACCCTGATCGATTCCTCCATCTTTAGGGAAACAAATTTCAGACAATGTATTCATTTCTCTTACCATGTCGCGATTAACCTCATTGGCGCTACAATTCGTTTTGCCACGAAATTGCCGATGCCATCCAAAATGCAAATCCGAAGTATATACAATGTGTATTGTATGATGCGATTGAGCATTGACGGGCATCTCCCCGCACGAAACAAATGCAAGAGAGAACAATAGTATTAACAAAACCCGATTTAGTTTATTCATAGAGCAATAATTTTATTTTCAAGATTGTTTGGAAATCACAGATCAACATTTGTATTCCTGAATGGAAATCCTCTACATATTCATTTCACATACTTTATTTTAAAAATAGCAAGGTGCTTACCTCCAATATTATTATTGGCAAGCACCTCTCAGCAAGTTAATGAAAAATTAAAACCACACAATCTGTACCATAGACAATTTCCATAACCAATTTTATATAGAGCAAAAAGAGAATTAATGTTGATTCCCTGATCCGTCAAGTTGATAGCATCCCATGTCAGCGCCAGGCATTGTAATGGTAGGTTTCAGGTTGGCATTTGT encodes the following:
- a CDS encoding metallophosphoesterase family protein — translated: MNKLNRVLLILLFSLAFVSCGEMPVNAQSHHTIHIVYTSDLHFGWHRQFRGKTNCSANEVNRDMVREMNTLSEICFPKDGGIDQGSKVGPVDYIIVTGDIVNRQQIGIQSATASWKQFAATYLDGGITLKNEDGKPTPFLLECGNHDVSDAIGFTKPMNPDSDATSMVNIYNMMLSPSVPLTNATFHYKEDKINSSRDIAGVHFMFVNVWPDSTARIWMQHDLASVSSKTPVVIFTHDPPIADPKHFINPNGNHSINATDKFENILEEIFKDGKTPKSSTTIEQRGFVSFLKLHPNIRAYFHGHDNFNQFYTYYGPDDNIQLPVFRVDSPMKGDISGTDAPNKVGDEKEVSFQVISINSDTKKMTVRECFWNKSGANSKLEWGNNATIDLK